In Pseudomonadota bacterium, one genomic interval encodes:
- a CDS encoding HlyD family efflux transporter periplasmic adaptor subunit, which yields MTRTTGFILLAVAIAAALAWGFWPAPLLVERASVQRAPLTVTVEEEGMTRVKDRFVMSAPVAGYLQRIGLKVGDAVQQGQTVAVLEPLRPDVLDVRSRALADAKVAAARASVDAARQQAAAARAEAEFARSDHARKQQLQAQALVSREELDQAETRSRQAAAALRSAEFAVEVARYELEAAETALRYTVSDTAADAHEAVAIKAPVDSRVLAVHHESEGVVATGEPLMEIGDPAALEVAVDVLSADAVRIRTGTRVELLRWGGPAPLVAVVRTVEPTGFTKISALGVEEQRVWVIADLGSPRTEWAQLGDGYRVEATFQLWQEQDVLQLPASALFRVGADWSVYVIDHGRARLRKVDTGRSNGLATQILAGLEAGAAVILHPDDRIGDGVRVKAE from the coding sequence GTGACGAGAACAACCGGGTTTATCCTGCTGGCCGTAGCCATCGCCGCTGCGCTGGCGTGGGGTTTCTGGCCTGCGCCGCTGCTGGTCGAGCGTGCGAGCGTGCAGCGGGCGCCGCTGACCGTGACCGTCGAGGAAGAGGGCATGACGCGGGTCAAGGATCGCTTCGTGATGTCTGCGCCGGTGGCAGGCTACCTGCAGCGCATCGGCCTCAAGGTCGGCGACGCGGTGCAACAGGGTCAAACCGTCGCGGTCCTGGAGCCGCTGCGCCCGGACGTGCTCGACGTGCGCAGCCGCGCGCTGGCCGACGCCAAGGTGGCAGCCGCGCGCGCCAGCGTCGACGCTGCCCGGCAGCAGGCTGCCGCGGCGCGTGCCGAGGCCGAGTTCGCGCGCAGTGACCATGCCCGCAAGCAGCAGCTGCAGGCGCAGGCGCTGGTTTCACGCGAGGAACTGGACCAGGCCGAGACCCGCTCGCGCCAGGCCGCGGCGGCGCTGCGTTCCGCGGAATTCGCAGTCGAGGTCGCGCGCTACGAACTCGAGGCGGCGGAGACCGCGCTGCGCTACACGGTCTCCGACACGGCGGCCGATGCGCACGAGGCGGTGGCGATCAAGGCCCCGGTCGACAGCCGGGTGCTCGCAGTCCATCACGAAAGCGAGGGCGTGGTCGCGACCGGTGAGCCGCTCATGGAGATCGGCGATCCGGCGGCCCTGGAGGTGGCGGTAGACGTGCTGTCGGCGGACGCGGTGCGCATCCGCACGGGCACACGGGTGGAGCTCCTGCGCTGGGGCGGCCCGGCGCCGCTGGTTGCCGTGGTCCGTACGGTCGAGCCCACGGGTTTCACCAAGATCTCCGCGCTCGGGGTCGAGGAGCAGCGGGTCTGGGTGATTGCAGATCTGGGTTCCCCGCGCACCGAGTGGGCGCAGCTCGGTGACGGCTACCGGGTCGAGGCGACGTTCCAGCTCTGGCAGGAGCAGGACGTATTGCAGCTCCCGGCCAGCGCGCTGTTCCGGGTCGGCGCGGACTGGTCGGTGTATGTGATAGATCACGGCAGGGCCCGCCTGCGTAAGGTCGATACCGGGCGCAGCAACGGTCTGGCGACCCAGATCCTGGCAGGGCTGGAGGCAGGAGCAGCGGTTATCCTGCATCCCGACGACCGGATCGGGGACGGTGTACGCGTTAAGGCAGAGTAG
- a CDS encoding DUF4136 domain-containing protein, with protein MWLTRLLQMTAGAVMAALLGACATTTNVDYRSDYDFSTLHSFRLVPPATPGSSDTRINSPLVEARIAHAIRDHLAAQGYTVTDGDADANLTWQLTTHAGLESADTGFSVGIGTFSRHSMLGFGYGFPGYDVNSYDEGVLTIDMLRTGDDTLLWRGSDSRRLADGATPDSLTDMINDLVDRILRKFPPH; from the coding sequence ATGTGGTTGACACGCTTGCTGCAAATGACCGCCGGTGCCGTCATGGCAGCCCTGCTGGGCGCCTGCGCCACGACCACGAATGTGGATTATCGTTCGGATTACGATTTCTCGACACTGCATTCGTTCCGGCTCGTGCCGCCGGCTACGCCGGGCAGCAGTGATACCCGCATCAACAGTCCGCTGGTCGAGGCACGGATTGCACACGCCATCCGTGATCACCTGGCGGCGCAGGGATACACCGTCACCGACGGTGACGCGGACGCGAATCTGACCTGGCAGCTGACTACGCACGCCGGACTGGAATCCGCCGATACCGGTTTCTCGGTCGGGATCGGAACCTTCAGCCGGCACTCGATGCTCGGTTTCGGCTACGGCTTTCCCGGTTATGACGTGAACAGCTACGATGAAGGCGTGTTGACCATAGACATGCTGCGCACGGGCGATGACACCCTGCTCTGGCGCGGTTCGGACAGCCGGCGCCTGGCTGACGGCGCCACGCCGGACAGCCTGACCGACATGATCAACGACCTGGTGGACCGGATTCTGCGCAAGTTCCCGCCACACTGA